ATTGCCTAAGAAAATAAACAATCATCCTAAGAGAGCAAAATTTGTTTAAGCTTGAATAATTACTTAGCATGCACACCGCATTGGGATTAGTCCAGTGACCGAGGAGCTCGGTGTGCGCGGTCATTGGCCGAAAAATTAAGCATTCATAGAGTACTGGAAAAAGATCGAAGTGAGAGAAGCTAAATGCATTGAACAGCACGAAACACGATCGTACGTTCTGAGATCCCATCGAAAATACCTTTCTTAAGATCATAGGAAGGCATTGTTGTCCTGATAATTACTTGATCGCAAAAGCGTGGTTGGGCAGCCCTCCGAGGTTAATCGGATCCGCTGGGGAGATCTAGACACCTAAAGCTTCACGAAGAAACAGTGCAAAACAGAGCAAAAGCGTGTACCAAGGTGAACGAGAAAAGACAGCATGTGCTTTTGTGCAAGAAACCAAGTTTCTCGAggccaaaaaggaaaggaaaagaagagagcaAGGAACCCACCCACCGGAAAAGCTTCATACTTTGCTTGCCAACTACAATCCAAAACCTACCCTTTCTCTGTTTACattattttcaacttttcttccCTTCGAATTTTGTTTCTATTTCTCGGTTTTCCTTTCTCGCCGACACACAGTCACATACACACTCTTCctctcaaatctctctctctcttctcattacTCTAATAAGCTTCGaatctctccatctctctctctctctctgtcatttTCCTTAATGGCGATGTGTCTGGCCACTCCTTATGATCTCCACTTCAGCCCCAccagctcctcctcctgctccatCTTTTTGTTTCTCTGCTTCGTGAAAGTTTGAAGCTTTGGCCTCTTACGTACGTCTTGTGATGTGTCAATAGCGAGAACCTCGAAATGGCTGACCCAAGTGCGGGTTTTTCCTTGTTTGCTATTCATTTCCGAACTGGGTTTTTGGTTCTTGCTGTGATCTCTGCTCTACGCGGGGCTCAGGGGACGACTGATCCCAATGATGGTAAGATATGTTGACTCTTTTCTTGAATGTGTTCATTCTGTCGTTGTGTTGGTCTTTGATCTTTAGCTTCtgatcaaacttttttttctctttctctgagTTTTCTTtatggttgtttttttttttttgagtttgatCGGATTAATGACCTTTAAAGCTACTAACTTTTGGGTTGGGGATCCTGGTTTAAGTGAGATTCAGTCCGAGAATGGGCTTTTGACTCTGTGGACTGACGATTTACCTAGCTGAGCCGACCCTTCATAATTCCTTTGTTTGGAGAAACTTAGCTAAAACGTTTCATTCTAAAACAACCGCCACACACCCCCAACCCCCCTCttccccccccacccccccaacacacacacacacacacacaaaaacaaaTTGAGCTAAACCTGTTGATAATGAAGTACATGAGTTGTGCGTATGTTGGGCACGAAAGTGTTGTAATGTACCTCTTCCATGGGGGATTGGTGCATTATCTGAATGAAGCACATCTCCAATGAGTGGAAGAAGGTtgattctgaattttctaatgtTCTTGTTCGATGGCAGTTCAAGGTCTTCAGGTCTTGTACACTTCATTGAATAGTCCTTCCCAGTTAACCAACTGGAAGAGCAGTGGTGGCGATCCCTGCGCAGAGTCATGGAAAGGGGTAACTTGTGAGGGCTCTGCTGTAGTCTCCATGTATGTATGTCTTGCACAGTTAAATCTTGGGATGTTTGATTGCTTAAGTTTGAAATTCAGCTGATAGGTCTTTTATTTTGTGTTGACCAGTGAGGTGTCTGGTTTGGGACTCAGTGGAACATTGGGATACTTGCTCACAAATCTTATGTCATTGAAGAAATTGTGAGATGCCTCTGATGATCTCTCTTTCCTTCATCCCCTGTTATAGTAATTTAGCTTTCTTGAAACCGCGCTGACCTCTCTGTTGATCTTGCACTCGTCAGTGATTTGAGTAACAACAACATTCATGATGGAATCCCTTATCAACTACCACCAAATCTCACAAGCTTGTAAGAATTGAGCATCGCCTTATTGGTTTCTCCTGTGTCACAGAATTGCAGTTATCATGTATTCTACTGGTGGCTAATGTAATTATTGGATTAACCACATTGCAGAAATCTTGCTGGCAACAACCTTAGTGGGAATCTTCCCTATTCCATCAGCAGCATGGTTAATCTCAATTATATGTGAGTAGCTTGCTGGAGTTGCTTCATGGCGTCGGATTGTTCTCTTAATGTAGAGTTCATTTGGAGCATCTGTGCCTTCTAATTCATAATGTAAAATTGATGCTTCTAGGAACTTTAGCCGCAATTCTCTATCCCTGTCAATTGGAGACATTTTTTCCAATCTTACCAACCTCACTACAGCGTAAGTATATTTTAGAAGCATGGATTGCTgttattctccttttttttctttttccattttttttttttgcgtacaGCATCGTTTTTGTCGATAATTTCAATTTCAGGGAAACATCGATATAGAAAGTCTTGCTGCTATTTGACATTGGCTCATGATCCTTAGGCAGTTATGTAAACGGTGGTCCAACCATGTTGAAGCAATCTTCGATATTCCATCGTCATTTAAAGTTGTTGGTTTTAGTCCtctttaatgccaaaagttttaCATTAAGCTAACTGATATTGCTCCTTGTTTATGGATTGTCTTTCATGTTTCCCAAAACAATGCATTGCCATATTCCTTCTAGGGATCTCTCTTACAACAACTTCTCTGGGGATCTTCCTACTTCCTTCAGCTCATTGACAAATCTTTCTTTTCTGTGAGTGCTTAAATATtggcaattattttttatttttgtttttaaattttcaatggTTGATATTCTTTATTCAACTGAATTACGTCCTCATACAAACAATGTGCTGCAGTTACGTGCAAAATAATCAATTGACCGGCTCACTTATTGTTCTTGTGGGATTACCATTGACTACCCTGTGAGTCCCGTTACTTATGCAGCAATGTCCTATCATCTGTTACCATGTACTAAGAGTTCTCTATTTATGGCAGAAATGTTGCCAACAATCATTTTAGTGGATGGATACCCAAAGAGCTTAGTTCACTACAGACGTTTATGTAAGCTAATTCATATGTTTGCATCGTCTCTGATATTCCAAAGCTGCATATTTGTGATTCTACTTCTGCcgaaaatttgattttgctCTTCAAAATGAAACAGATATGATGGAAACTCTTTTGCTAACGGTCCTGCACCTCCTCCGCCCCCCTTTACCGCACCTCCCCCTGCGAGGTCAAGAAACAatcgaactcattctgcatcAGGCACAAGCACACCAGATGGGGCTATTGGCCAGACATCAGGTTCAAATAATGGACTATCAACTGCAGCTATTGTCGGCATTATTGCGGGATCTGTTCTGTTGCTGTTGGTTCTCCTACTTGCTATTTATTGCTGCTGTCGGAAAAGCAACAGAAAAGAGAGTGTTGCAAGAGCATCCACCAGGGGAAGTCAATCTGTCAAGAGTAATGGTGTGtttcatttttgttcttttttaattgtctTTGTTTACTTTAGATATGTCATCAAATGTCCCTTGCATTAAGTATATCTAATCAAACAATGTAATTACTTCCTAGGGTAATTGATTTAGACCTGTGCTTATTAACTAATAGCAAGTAAATAACCATCAATCTTTTATTTCAGATGGAAGCATAACCGCTTTAACTTTGGTGCTGAAATATGGTGAGATTGTGTTCGGACCACTTTGATCATTTAATTGCATTCTGGTTGCAGTAAATCCTGAGATGCGAGAGCAGAGGGTTATAACCACTGCTGCTGTTATAGACCTGAAACCTCCTCCTGCGGATGTATCTGTGGCTGAAAGGGTTCCCTCGAAGAATGGTTCCATAAGGAGGATTAAATCACCTATAACTGCTACATCATATACCGTTGCTTCGCTTCAAACTGCAACAAATAGCTTCGGTCAAGAAAATCTAATAGGTGAAGGTTCCCTTGGTCGGGTTTACAGGGCAGACTTTCCCATTGGGAAGGTAAGCCTATGTTTATATGAACTGTCTTCATGTCATCTTTGGCAGTTAAAAGCTAGTTGACACTTCAAtgctctttctttgtcaaaGGGTTGTTCTTCAGTGTTGATCGACACAAGTTGATCTGGCTAAATATCTGGCCTATTACATGGCAAACTCATTATACTCTTCTTTCCCCCTCTATCTGTAGATAATGGCAGTGAAAAAGATCGACAACGCAGCACTGTCATTACAGGAAGAAGATAACTTTCTTGAAGCTGTCTCTAATATGTCACGCTTAAGGCATCCGAACATTGTTACAATGGTTGGATACTGTGCTGAGCATGGGCAACGTCTTCTAGTTTATGAGTATGTTGGGAGTGGGAATTTGCATGATCTGCTGCATTTTGCTGAAGATAGGAGCAAAACACTGAATTGGAACGCACGTGTTCGAGTAGCCTTGGGGACTGCTCGAGCCCTTGAGTATGTTATATGCTTACGATGTCTCAACCCTGTGCTTGTTTTGGCCATTGCTTGAATGTGATCCTATGTATCACTTCCTACATGACAAGTGTGCTCAGTCGAGCAAGCCTACAACCTTGGTATGCCAGCGCTTGAAATTCCTTatgaaacccttttttttttctttttctttttttctgtcctATCAGGTACTTGCATGAAGTGTGCCTGCCTTCAGTTGTCCATAGAAACTTCAAATCAGCTAATATTTTACTCGATGAAGAGCTTAATCCCCATTTGTCAGATTGTGGTTTAGCTGCTTTGACACCAAACACTGAGAGACAGGTAAACTAGTTTGAACTAAGTTTTGCTGGTTAATGAATGACTCGTTTCTTTTATTGTTCGTCTCTCCAATTTAGCAGCATGATGAATTAGCCCGTGGCCCAGTAGCAGCTTATGTATTGGCTTGTAATGTCGTCTTTTTCATACACTTAGCAGGTCTCTTCTCAGATGGTTGGTCAATTTGGTTACAGCGCTCCTGAATTTGCTTTGTCTGGAGTATACACTGTCCAAAGTGATGTTTACAGTTTTGGAGTTGTGATGTTGGAGCTCTTGACTGGTCGGAAGCCACTCGATAGGCATGCCTACTAAAATGATCTCGTAATATTTAGCCAACACTTGTTATCTATGTCTCCTGATGAAATATCTGTTTGCTTTTGCATCTTCAGCTCAAGGGTCAGATCAGAGCAATCACTTGTTAGATGGGCTACCCCTCAGTTGCATGATATAGATGCGTTGGCCAAAATGGTTGATCCTGCTTTAAATGGCATGTATCCTGCAAAGTCCCTTTCACGTTTTGCCGACATTATTGCACTCTGTGTTCAGGTAAGTTTCATTCCACCGGTAACCATGCCAGTATTTGCTTTTGGGTTCACCATCAGTCTGCAAGTGGGAAAGCAGCTTGACTTTGTTCCTTCTGTCGATTTGATTGGAATTTACGTCTTGAGACCATCTAAAGAACTTAAAGCTGGTGATCCGAGCCTTTTCAGCACATTCCCTGCTTAGAGCTTGCTCAGGCTACATAGTTTCTTGATTTAGTAGATTCAGAAACAACTTTCATAATTAATGCCGAGAGAGAATAATGGTAGCACCAGCCCCATCAAAATATCAATTGGAGTATACTAAGAAGTTCACCTAGCAAAAACTACCCTGCATCTTTGCCAGATGACTGTCTATCAGATTTTTTCCATTTGTCCAGGTGTTTGTGGATGTATCCtgtttttcatttatatatTAGCTCTACCTGCTCATTTACTTGACATTTGATGTTCATATAAGTATTAGTTAGACTGCCAACTGGCTTGTAGGGCAGAAGTTTTCATCAACATCATGGTACCAGTATAATCGAATTTTCCGTGTCTTATCATCCCTCTGATCTATAACATTTTGGGTTTTAAAACATTGTTTATGTTGTGAAGATGAACCAacccttttgattattttggaAAGCTGGTGGTATATTGCCTTATAACCCGTATCTTGACTTAATAAATGATACTCGTGTTGTTTGACCGTATCAATTTTGTATAATCACAAGTATTCTCTATCGTGCAGCCCGAGCCTGAGTTTCGCCCTCCAATGTCTGAAGTCGTGCAACAGCTGGTTCGGTTGGTGCAAAGGGCGGGCGTTTCCAAAAGGCGTTCCAGCGATGAAATGGGTTTTGCATACAGGACACCAGATCACGAGGCAATCGACATGTCTTTTTGAGCGGTCTCGGTCAGCCCCCCAAAGTTTCTTCTGATGTTCGCCGTTTTGTATGGACTTTGCAACCGTCAGTTGATGACTAAGATCCACAGATAAGCACGAGACCTTTACTGGAGAGATGGTGTAATTATGAACCTGTATTATCACTTCACATTTAGGACGGTACAAAGCTAAAAGTTCAGTATTGCCACTTTGCTTATAGCCCAAGTATTGCATCGCTGTACATCTTCATGCCCGGTCTCCTGGCAAAAAATAAGCGTTGTTCGGTTCAAATCGCCTACTGAAAGTTCTCGTTTATTTATACTCACGTTTAGTGTGCATTTATCTGACTTTACATCTTTCGGATCATGCTCTACTCGACACGAAATCAGCCGTCTGGCTGAACTCTTACTGAAAAAGTAATGGGCACCACCAACTGGATCTGGCTGCTTGGATCCTCGGGTCCTGTCAGGACAACTTCGCCGTGGCGGAACCCGCTAAGCTCATTCGATGCTTGTGTAACGCTAATTTCCATATCGAGGTCTTGAACTCCTTGGGGATCTATTGTGAACCAAGGTGGGTTCACGCTTATTGCCGTTCCATTCGGTGGTCGCATCGAGACCGTAAACGTCAGCTGCCTGGCGCTCACATTCTTCACCCTCCTGCGCACTGTTCGAACTCCAGTAAGTGCGGATATTGTCACAGAGGGAAGGTTCAAATCAGATGGGTAGGTGAGCGAGCGAGTGCAAGATTCTCCGGTGGCTGCTTTCACCATCAACGGGTCCATTTTAGGTAAAGAGCACAGGAAGCTGATGTCGTCTTCATGATCTGTTTCATGACCAAAATGGTTACGCATCGAAACACGGAAGCAAATGTAGAAACTAGAAAGTTTACCATGGATACAATAATTTGGATTCGAATCACAAGATAAAATGCTACCAGTGGAATTTAAGATTACCTGAAGGGAAGACAAGGCCAGGATTAAGGGCAGATGTTGGATTGAGAAGACCAGAGCCGATATCGAAAGGAGTCGCGGGACTAAGGCTGCTGATATCCGAACCTTCGGCCATTATCAGGTCTCCATAGTTGTCGTGCTTGGTGGCGGTCGTCAACATTGCCGATGCGATCATAGAAGGTGTCCATGATGGATTGATTTGCTTGATGAGTGCTGCTGCTCCGATGACATGGGGCGTCGCCATGCTCGTCCCTGACAGCAATGCGAAACTCTGTCCTGCAGTTGAAAGAAACGAAATTTTTAACTCGGAACTTGATATGCGAACACGAAACGGCAGTATCATGTTACTCACCGACGAGAATAGGTTCCGAGGCGCTCATCGGGCTCCATGCCGCCCACACTTGGTGTCCAGGGGCGAGAATATCCGGCTTCAACACATCAACGGGAGTCCTGTCGACATCAATATAATCTGGTCCTCTGGAAGAGAATCTGCTCACAGTAGGTGCCCTCCCACCAAATGAAGCCACTCTTCCTTCCCCAATGGCGGCTCTCGCGCCAAACCTGGTCGACGCTCCTCCTTGATCTCTTCCTGTCTCTTGCTCATAGTACTGTGACAGGATCTGCACAAAAGCATTCGGCAGTTTCGTCAGCAAAAAGAACCGAATGTAAAGCGAAGAGATAGACAATAATATGACCTGTGCATCGGCGACTCTCGGGATCATTATCCCAGGAACATAAAAGGGAATCGGTTCAGCAATGAAGTCGCCGTACGCCGGGTTCGCGACAAGGACGAAACCCGCAAATCCGCGAGATCTTGCAGTGTTGAGGATCGCGGTGAGGGAGGAGGTCTGGTTGAAGAAGCCAGCAGAGAAAGTGCAGATGACTATGCTGCCCAGCACTAGAGCAGGGTCCAAGGCTTGTGGGTATTGACACTCCTCCGTGTACGGCGGCGTTCTGGGGAAAGCCCCATAGGGGAAGATCGCATCCTTGGCTAATACAAGCTTGTAATGAACCATGCCGTTTCCTAGAGTTGGTCCTAATTCACGAAACAACTCAATGTCAAGAACTAGGATATCTTCCAGGCAATgttgagagagggaggggagacCTGACAAGCCGACCCCTGCGATTCTTTGGCCGCTGCCGAGGAGGAGAGAGGCAGGGTAAGTCCGGTCAGTGGAGGCGGCGGCGACGCCCACGGCCCAGGGGCTGTAGGACAGCACGGTGGAGGGGGAAGGCCCCTTGTTGCCCACTGCCTGTGCCACGAACACGCCTGCTCTTCTCGCGGACAACATCGCCATGTCGAACACGCTCAGCAACGTGGGTGTGTCCTCCGGCGCTTCATCTGGCCCTACCGACAGCGCCAGTGCATCCACTCCATCATGCACCGCCTGTTCAATCCATTTTGGTTTTGCCCAATCCATGagtctaaaaaataaaaatattttccaaatcattcatttttcatgaaacaaacgaatccTAAATGTGTGGTATAGTAATTTAACGTACATTTGATTTTTCGTGCAACTAATCGGTTCGAACGATCTCGCTTTCGAATTATCGACTAAGGTTGATTATGATTCACGTCTTACGCTAGCTTAATTCTTGATGATAACCTTGTTACCAGTAAATTTGATTGCATTCAGTATACCAATGCATTCTCAGATCAAATCTCAGAGATAAACCAtatcaaattttccatacaaaTTGCTAATTATGTGAATACCCTTTAATAAGTATACCTTGTGCAAAAGAGAACTGGTTCACATTAAGAGCATATCACCAAGAGTCAtatgaaattcaaaaaaaaaaaaatgagcttaCTTGGTCGATTGCTGCAACTACGTCCGTCAACGTTCCCACGGTCGGGTATACGACTTTATAGACAGCTATTACGTAATAACACGccattgaaaaaggaaaacttaatTTTGAAATAATGCTAGGTATGCTTAGATTTAATCTATCAAATCGATTAACAAAGTGATCGCGATcttcaaatcaatatttgaAATACAAATGAGGCATATTCAACgactaataaaaatttattactcATATAAGTTAGGTCATGCATTTAAACGAATCCGATTGCATTGGGCTTCACAGAGTCCAAAATGCGGTTTCTGTAAGCTCGTCGAAACGATGGGCAGGCCAATCGGACTCCGGATCTGAATTCTACCTTAACTGTTGATTTggtaattaaataataaacttcTACATAGGTCGCATTAATCACAGCTCATCATATGGAGGTGTACCTTGCCCCAGGCGCCACCCCGCTGGCCCATCCGTACAATCCATTAGCGACGACCGCCACATCTGGATTTCCGGCCGCTATTGACGCCACGTGGCTTCGTggtagtgagagagagagagagagagtgagagagagtgagcgaGAGTAAAACCCTAACTGAGTTCCGCACGTTAAAGTTCATGCAATGAAATGATCGTTCTACGTCAATAGTAGATCACAGAGCCACGAACCTTCCATGCCCAACAGCATCAAAAGGTGACAGAATATCCACCAAAGGGTTGAGAGCAGCGGCGGCTTGAGCCCCGGCGGAGAAGAACCTTGCGGAGATTATCTTCCCGTTACACGAGATCGCAGGGAACAGCGGACCCGTCTCGCACGCGCCGCCAGAGAATCGAGAAGTGCCATTCAAGGGCGGGAGACCGACGTTCGCGAAGCTCGGGTGCGCCGGGTTGATCCCGGTGTCAACGAAGCCGAGGACGATGCCCTCGCCGGCGTCCCTCGGCCCACCTTGCTGCCTCCAGACTCCTTGGCGCAACCCCAGGAATTGAGGGGTGTAGGTGGTCATCAGCTTGGCTCCTCGGTCTCTCTCCACGAGCCTCACTCCTGGAGTTTCTTTGAGCCTCTTGGCCTGATGAGATATCATCCCGAACAGAGTCAGAAATCGGTACTGTTTCATTCTTTtctcgtttcttcttcttctttctccgaaaaGTAGCCGCATGTGGAGAAAAATTATCTTGGAAATGGGATTCAGTCTTTTTCGCCAAATCACGTGTAACGGAATCGAACAATGGTCTTCTTCGACCAGATCGACTAAAATTTTCTAGATTAACCGACTTTCATGTCGGGAGTCATATGATGAAGAAGAATTATCAGATGGTAAAGATGAAGGAACCCATCGTGACCTGAGATTCTGTGATGTGGACGGAGAAGCCATTGATGACATGATTGAAGCTGTACAGCTTCTTGTAGCTTCCAGTCTCCAAAACGCTTTGCAGAAGCTGGTCATGAGAATCCACTAGGCGCTTTGCGTGAGCCCTCGACGCTTCCCTGAGGATcattcacgaaacaaacgacatactttatccaaaaaaaaaaaaaacaagaaaatcatttCACTGATCTAGGGTTAGGACTTATGGTTAAAAGGCAAGCAAACGCATATAAATCTAATGAACCTGGATCCTTTGCCGTTCATTTTAGGCCGAGCGAAACTCGAGAAAGTTCGATTATCCTGCTTACCTATTCAAATTCTGCCGGCTAAACCCGTGCTCATGCGAGGAAGAAACGCCGGCGAAGGCAACAGGGTCTCCTTCCATCAGAGCTAAGTAAATCTCTCGCTTTTCCGCGAAGCAAGTCCCCAAAATCGCAAGAGCGAGAAGCGCGACATCTATCCGGGTAGCAGGATTGAACCCCAGAAGAGTCATGTTTGATAGTTTTGCGGAAAGAGGAGAATTGTGAGGCTTGTGACAATGGTGGTACTGATTATTGCAAAAACGGACACACGAACCCATGCATATATGGAGAGAAATTATAAGGTAGGAAACTAAATGCTTAGTCACAAGCTCAATGTGAAGAAAGTTGGTGAACTGCATAACACAAGTTAGGGCAGTTACGGTTCGAAAACTTCAGTTTAACGTACGCAGATTGCTAGGTTCGAAGTAGAATTCATGTCTTTTTCATGTGTTCTCATCTGCATTTGCTaaaacattctctctctctctctctctctccttagaaaattttcatttttttgaaataattccACCTCAATAGACATATGTCAATTTATGAGTGGTCGGGACTAAAACATGCATGCCATGTCTGCAGATGACGTGGCAATCTCTAACCACCAAACATTTAAGCCAAAAATGGACTGTGACTTTTGATTATATTCACTGTGGATGAAAATTCATGTATTTTAATATTTGCCTGGGGGATCTCACTATGGTGCTTACAATGGATTATATTCTACGTGATGGAGCTACGGTTAGAGCGTCGTTTACATTTCATTACGGCTGTACGtagcttaaaaaaataaaaaataaaggtgGCAACAAGAAATTGGTCTTTTCCTAGAGATTGATGTATGCAAGGCACATTACACATAATTCTCACTTTTGGCACTAATCCTACATTTTGTCGCTGTGGACCATACATCACCATCGAGTCCGATCTATTTGAAGATTGGTATAATTTATATTTGCGCATACATAAGAACTATGTTCGGATGAAACCGCTCGTATTCTACTAAATAGATGTGCGCGTTAGGGCCCAAcaacaaaaataattagtggAATTCAATATCCGGAGGAATGATCATCGACTCAACCATATTTGCTATCtgaccagcaaaaaaaaaaaaaaccatatttactaaaaatggaaaaagaaaaacaaagctgTATTTCCTAATAATTTCTGGTTTTTCCGACCTATCAAACACCCAACTTCTGCCAAAATCCAAGAACTGGACATCGAGAACTCTGTCCTAGATAAGGAGAACAATACAAGATGCTTAAACCAATTACATTAAAAATGTGAAGTGAGGACTAATGCTAATCAACTACTACTGCATAAACTGATCGAATGACAGTTTCTTGGTGATCTGGATGATCATGAATGGTGCTAAATTAGCAACAGAATTTCTCGATTTGTTTCACTTTGTTGGCCGAGTAAATGTTAGCACAAAAGCATGCAATAACTGACCAGATGATTAAGACATGAGTCTCACATAACCTTAATAAACATTTTGAGGAAAACCGGGTATTCAGAGTTTTTACCACTCCACACGGTTCAACTCCAAACGAAGTAGAGTTAACtccaaaaccaattttttttttccctggacACACTACGGATTACATCACGACTCCTAAAACTAGCGCAGATACATGTATCCTACGACACACACGCAAGTCACTAACATCGTCCCGTCAGACCATCGTACGGAGCACTGTACACATCATACAACAACTAGATACTGATTCCGCAAATAATAACAGTGATGGCTCAGTCATCCAGCAGCAACTGCGACATCCAGGTGAAATCTCACCTTCATCTCTTCCGACGCTTGGAGTCAACCTGTATACAGTTAGCCCCATTCATAAATCAACCCATCTTTGAGATAAactaaaagttatttttat
The sequence above is drawn from the Rhodamnia argentea isolate NSW1041297 chromosome 9, ASM2092103v1, whole genome shotgun sequence genome and encodes:
- the LOC115742894 gene encoding subtilisin-like protease SBT2.4 isoform X1, whose product is MGSCVRFCNNQYHHCHKPHNSPLSAKLSNMTLLGFNPATRIDVALLALAILGTCFAEKREIYLALMEGDPVAFAGVSSSHEHGFSRQNLNREASRAHAKRLVDSHDQLLQSVLETGSYKKLYSFNHVINGFSVHITESQAKRLKETPGVRLVERDRGAKLMTTYTPQFLGLRQGVWRQQGGPRDAGEGIVLGFVDTGINPAHPSFANVGLPPLNGTSRFSGGACETGPLFPAISCNGKIISARFFSAGAQAAAALNPLVDILSPFDAVGHGSHVASIAAGNPDVAVVANGLYGWASGVAPGARIAVYKVVYPTVGTLTDVVAAIDQAVHDGVDALALSVGPDEAPEDTPTLLSVFDMAMLSARRAGVFVAQAVGNKGPSPSTVLSYSPWAVGVAAASTDRTYPASLLLGSGQRIAGVGLSGPTLGNGMVHYKLVLAKDAIFPYGAFPRTPPYTEECQYPQALDPALVLGSIVICTFSAGFFNQTSSLTAILNTARSRGFAGFVLVANPAYGDFIAEPIPFYVPGIMIPRVADAQVILLSISSLYIRFFLLTKLPNAFVQILSQYYEQETGRDQGGASTRFGARAAIGEGRVASFGGRAPTVSRFSSRGPDYIDVDRTPVDVLKPDILAPGHQVWAAWSPMSASEPILVGQSFALLSGTSMATPHVIGAAALIKQINPSWTPSMIASAMLTTATKHDNYGDLIMAEGSDISSLSPATPFDIGSGLLNPTSALNPGLVFPSDHEDDISFLCSLPKMDPLMVKAATGESCTRSLTYPSDLNLPSVTISALTGVRTVRRRVKNVSARQLTFTVSMRPPNGTAISVNPPWFTIDPQGVQDLDMEISVTQASNELSGFRHGEVVLTGPEDPSSQIQLVVPITFSVRVQPDG
- the LOC115742894 gene encoding subtilisin-like protease SBT2.4 isoform X2, with translation MGSCVRFCNNQYHHCHKPHNSPLSAKLSNMTLLGFNPATRIDVALLALAILGTCFAEKREIYLALMEGDPVAFAGVSSSHEHGFSRQNLNREASRAHAKRLVDSHDQLLQSVLETGSYKKLYSFNHVINGFSVHITESQAKRLKETPGVRLVERDRGAKLMTTYTPQFLGLRQGVWRQQGGPRDAGEGIVLGFVDTGINPAHPSFANVGLPPLNGTSRFSGGACETGPLFPAISCNGKIISARFFSAGAQAAAALNPLVDILSPFDAVGHGSHVASIAAGNPDVAVVANGLYGWASGVAPGARIAVYKVVYPTVGTLTDVVAAIDQAVHDGVDALALSVGPDEAPEDTPTLLSVFDMAMLSARRAGVFVAQAVGNKGPSPSTVLSYSPWAVGVAAASTDRTYPASLLLGSGQRIAGVGLSGPTLGNGMVHYKLVLAKDAIFPYGAFPRTPPYTEECQYPQALDPALVLGSIVICTFSAGFFNQTSSLTAILNTARSRGFAGFVLVANPAYGDFIAEPIPFYVPGIMIPRVADAQILSQYYEQETGRDQGGASTRFGARAAIGEGRVASFGGRAPTVSRFSSRGPDYIDVDRTPVDVLKPDILAPGHQVWAAWSPMSASEPILVGQSFALLSGTSMATPHVIGAAALIKQINPSWTPSMIASAMLTTATKHDNYGDLIMAEGSDISSLSPATPFDIGSGLLNPTSALNPGLVFPSDHEDDISFLCSLPKMDPLMVKAATGESCTRSLTYPSDLNLPSVTISALTGVRTVRRRVKNVSARQLTFTVSMRPPNGTAISVNPPWFTIDPQGVQDLDMEISVTQASNELSGFRHGEVVLTGPEDPSSQIQLVVPITFSVRVQPDG